The genomic interval ACGCCAATACTAAAAAGTATGACAGAAAGGAATATGTAATTCTCAATACCTATTTCGTTTAAAATATTGCTCATTTTATTTTTCTATTTTTTCTTTCTTAGACAATAATACCGCTCCAATCATTGCAACTAATAATAGTACAGACGCAAATTCAAAAGGAACCATGTATTCGTTCAATAATACTTTTCCAAGTACTTTTATCGATTGGTAATCTTGACCAGTAGAAGTGTATTCACCCACAATTGGTTTCGAATTTATGAAAATAAGAATCAAAACAATACAGATTAAACTAAAAGCGACAATCGCTCCCAATCTCGTAATCCTTGGGCGATGGACTTCTTTCTTTTCGTTCAAATTCATCAACATGATGGTAAACAAGAATAAAATCATAATCGCTCCCGAATACACAATCACGTGTACAATTGCCAAAAACTGGGAATTCAATAATAAGTAATGACCTGCAATCGAGAAAAAACAAATTACAAGGTAAAGTGCACTGTGAATAGGGTTTCTACTAAAAACTGTCAAAAAAGCTGTTGACAATGTAATAGCGCCCAAAACACAAAATATAATAAGTACTGTTGACATTAATTAGCGTTTTTAAGTTGAGTATTTTGCATCGCCACATCAAGAGGCATTACTAATTTATCTTTTCCATAGATGAAATCTTCTCTTTCGTAGCTAGAAGCGACCAAAAGTTTTGATGTAGTCAAGTAAATAGCATCTTTCGGACAAGCCTCTTCACACAACCCACAAAAAATACAACGCAACATATTGATTTCATATATTTCCGCATATTTCTCCTCACGGTACAAGTGTTTTTCATCTGCTTTACGTTCCGCAGCTTTCATCGTGATGGCCTCCGCAGGACATGACAAAGCACACAAACCACAAGCCGTACAGTTTTCTCTACCTTGTTCATCGCGTTTCAACTGGTGTTGCCCACGATACACAGGACTCATTTCACGTACTTGCTCAGGATACTGAATCGTAACTTTTCTGGTGAACAAATGTTTCAATGTAATCCACAATCCCTTAAAGATTGCAATGAGGTACATCCGTTCCAAAAAACTCATCTCTTTGTGCGAGACTTGCTTTTTTCTTCCCGATAAGGATATGGTTTCTATTGCCATTTTTGTTTAATTTATTTTTTTGTAGCTATTCCTGCTATCCGTTGCAATCTTTTATTTTTTAAAGAAAAAAATAAAAGGATTTTCACTTCTATCAGGGCTAGGGCATTGTGCTATTAATTATATTTAAATTTCAATTTGAAGATCTGTTTTTAAATCTTCACAACTTAAATGTTCTTATATCTCTTATAGGATTTAAAAAACTTATATGTTTTTCAATCAAATATTAAAATCCCAAAAACACTGCGATCTCTGATCTCAACATTACAACTCCTGTAATAATGATATTCAAAATAGACAACGGAATTAATATTCTCCATCCCAAATGCATCAATTGGTCATATCTAAATCTTGGAATAGTCCATCTCACCCACATGTAGAAAAAGATGAAGAAACATATTTTTGAAAACAATACTCCAATTCCGATTACGTTTCCAATATTTACGCCCCAGTTTTCAACAACCCATTGCATTCCAGGATAGTTGTAAGCTCCAAAGAACAATACTGCCAAAATAGTAGAAGAGATGAACATATTTGCATATTCAGCAAAAAGGTAAAAACCCATTTTCATAGATGAATATTCTGTATGGTAACCTCCAATTAATTCTGTTTCACATTCCGCTAAGTCAAATGGCGTTCTGTTTGTTTCTGCGAAAGCACAAATCAAAAAGATAAAAAATGAAAGCGGTTGGTAAAATACATTCCAATTCATTCCAGATTGTTGCGCTGCAATTTCTCTCAAACTCAATGTTCCTGTCATCATCAACAATGCGATGATTGACAATCCCATGGCAACTTCATAAGAAACCATTTGTGAGGCCGCACGAACTGCTCCAATCAAAGAGAATTTATTGTTTGATGCCCATCCACCAATCATGATTCCGTAAACACCTAAAGATATTACTCCAAAAACGTATAACAATGCCACATCAATATCAGTAGCTTGCAAGATAACGTCTCTCCCAAACACATGAATCTTATCTCCCCACGGAATAACAGCACTCGTCATCAATGCCGTACTCATGGCTATTGCTGGCCCTGTGTAAAACAAAAATAAGTTGGGAGTGTTAGGTTCAAATTCTTCTTTTGCAAACAATTTCAAACCATCAGCAAGCGGTTGTAAAATTCCACCTTTACCCGCTCTGTTGGGACCAATACGGTCTTGCAACCAAGCGGCAACTTTACGCTCTGCCAAAGTGGAATACATTGCCATTACCATTGTAATTGCAAAAACCACTAGGATAACGATGCTTTTTTCTATTATAAATGCACTATCCATTATTTATCAGAATTTAATTTTTCACCGTCAATTTTTTCATCATAACCAATATCAGACATACTGATTTTTTTACGGTCGCCTTCTCTACCTTTTAAGATTCCTTCTTCAGTATTGATGGTTACCGTTTCTAATTTCTGAGTGTAATTGTTTTGATTGATAACCGAATCTTTTTCGAATTTTCTTGGCCCTTCAATTACCCAGTCAGAGGGTTGTTTGTGGTCAAAACGACAACTGTTACAAATGAATTCTTCTACTTCATGGTACTCATCTTTGCGACCAGTAACACGTTGAATTTCTTCACCAAACATCCAAATTGTTGTTTTTCCACAACATCCTGGAGTCTTACATTCTCTGTGTGCGTTGTAAGGTTTGTCAAACCAAACTCTCGATTTGAAACGGAAAGTTTTATCAGTCAAAGCACCTACTGGACATACATCAATCATATTTCCAGAAAATTCATTGTCAATGGCTTTAGAGATACAAGTCGAAATATTCGCATGATCTCCTCTGTCCATTACTCCGTGTACTCTATTATCTGTCAATTGATCGGCAACTTGCACACATCTTTGACACAAAATACATCGGTTCATATGTAATTGAATATTTGGACCAATATCTTCTGGTTCAAATGTTCTTTTTTCTTCGATAAAACGAGTTTTTGATTTCCCGTGTTCAAAACTTAGGTTCTGCAAATCGCATTCTCCTGCTTGATCACAAACTGGGCAATCCAAAGGGTGGTTGATTAACAAAAACTCGGTAACAGATTCTCTTGCTTCACGCACTCTGTCTGAGTTTTTACTGTTAATTTCCATACCGTCCATGCAACCTGTAACACACGAAGCCATTAATTTTGGCATCGGTCTTGGGTCAGCATCACTACCTTTTGCAACTTCAACCAAACAACAACGGCATTTTCCACCGCTTCCTTTTAGTTTTGAATAATAGCACATCGCTGGCGGAACTGATTCTCCACCTAACTTACGTGCTGCTTGCAAGATGGTTGTTCCTGCTTCAACTTCAATCTCTTGACCGTCTATTGTTACTTTCATCGTAATTTTGTTTTTTTAGTTTAAGGTTTAAAGTTTCAGGTGCGGTACGTGAAACTAAAAAAACTTGAAACTTGAAACTATTTTATACCGTTTGCTTCGTTACCAAATGCTTTACTTGCGAAAATGGTTCTGCTACAAAGTGATTTCTATTTTTAATTTTTTCAGGGAAACGAATATGATATTCAAATTCTTCTCTAAAATGACGGATAGCTGCTGCTACTGGCCATGAAGCCGCGTCACCTAATGGACAAATCGTGTTTCCTTCGATTTTACTTTGAATACTCCATAGTAAATCGATATCTTCCTCACGACCTTGACCGTTTTCGATTCTCCATAAAACTTTTTCCAACCATCCAGTACCTTCACGGCAAGGAGTACATTGACCACAACTTTCGTGGTGGTAAAAACGAGAGAAATTCCAAGTGTTACGTACGATACAAGCGGTGTCATCATAAACAATAAAACCTCCAGAACCTAACATAGATCCTGTTGCAAATCCACCATCACTTAAGGATTCATAAGTCATCAAACGGTCTTCACCATTTGTAGTTTTATAAATCAAATCAGCTGGTAAAATGGGCACCGATGACCCACCAGGAATCAACGCTTTTAATGGTCGGTCAGAATACATTCCGCCTAAATATTCGTCTGAGTTCATGAACTCGTCTACAGTAAGACCCAATTCGATTTCGTATACACCAGGATTTTTTACATGTCCCGAAGCCGAAATTAATTTAGTCCCAGTAGAACGACCCACTCCAATTTTTGCATAATCATCCCCCGAATTGTTTACAATCCAAGGCACAGATGCAATTGTTTCTACATTGTTTACAACTGTTGGGTTTGCCCACAATCCCGATACTGCCGGGAAAGGTGGTTTGATACGTGGATTTCCTCTTTTTCCTTCCAAAGATTCGATCAAAGCTGTTTCTTCACCGCAGATATAAGCTCCAGCACCACAATGAACATGAAGTTCTAAGTCGTAACCAGACCCTAATATATTTTTTCCTAGCCATCCTGCTGCTTTCGCTTCGGCAATGGCTCTTTCTAATATTTTGTAAACCCACATGTATTCTCCACGAATGTAGATATATGATAGGTTGGCTCCCAAAGCAAAACTAGAAGTAATCATTCCTTCGATCAATAAATGAGGGAGAAACTCCATCAAATAACGGTCTTTGAAAGTTCCTGGCTCAGATTCGTCGGCATTACAAACTAGATGTCTTGGTTTTCCTGATTTTTTGTCAATAAAACTCCATTTCATTCCAGCAGGGAAACCCGCACCACCACGACCACGAAGTCCTGATTTTTTTACTTCTTCAACTACTTCGTCCGGAGTCATCGCTTTTATAGCTTTCTCAACAGAGGCGTAACCACCTTCTTTGCGATAGACTTCGTAAGTTCTGATTCCTGGAACGTTTATTTGGTCTAATAATATTTTTTTTGACATCTTATTTATCGTGTAATATTATTTTATTATCTCTACAATCATCAATAATTTGATCGATTTTGTCTTTGGTTAGATTTTCTTTATAAAAATCACCTAGTTGCATCATTGGAGCATAACCGCAAGCACCCAAACATTCTACACCGCGAACTTCAAAAAGTCCGTCTGCAGTTGGTTCACCTATCTTTACACCCAATTTTTCACAAGTATAATCCATTAAATCTTCTGTTCCTCTTAAGCAACAAGAAGACGTTTGACAGAATTCAAACATGTATTTTCCAATAGGTCTGCGGTTGTACATCGTGTAAAATGTTACCACTTCGTAAACTTCGATTGGTAGGATTTGTAAAATATCGGCTACTTTATCTTGTAATTCAATACTCAACCAGTTGTCATGAGCGTCTTGAACGTCATGTAAAACCGGTAGTAAAGCTGATTTACGTTTGTCTGCTGGGTAATGACTGCATAATTCTTCTATGCGTGCCATTAACTCAGGAGTCATGTTTATTTCTTGTTTGTAATGTGTTTTTTCCATTTTCTTTTAAATCTGCGATCAAAAATCGTTAATCTGCAATCTGAAATTTTTTTATGCGTCTAATTCTCCTGCAATTACATTCAAACTCGACAAGATTACAATCGCATCGGATAACATTGCTCCTTTAATCATATCTGGATACGCTTGGTAGTAAATAAAGCAAGGCCTTCTGAAGTGTAATCTATAAGGAGTACGGCTTCCGTCTGTTACCAAGTAGAATCCTAGTTCACCGTTACCCCCTTCAACAGGATGATAAATTTCGGCAACTGGAATAGGAACTTCACCCATTACAATCTTGAAATGGTAAATCAAAGATTCCATATTATTGTAAACATCTTCTTTTGGAGGAAGGTAATAATCAGGAACTTCGGCATGGTATTCATTTCCTGCTGGCATTTTTGCCAACGCTTGACGAATGATGCTCAAACTTTCCCAAACTTCGGCATTACGAACGCAAAAACGGTCGTAAGTATCACCTGATTGCCCTACTGGAATATCAAATTCGAAATCTTCATAAGAACTATAAGGTTGTGCAACACGTACGTCGTAATCTACACCTGCAGCACGTAAGTTTGGCCCTGTAAATCCGTAAGCCATTGCTTTTTCGGCAGTGATTGGTCCTACATTTACAGTTCTATCAATAAAAATTCTATTTCTTTCGAATAGGTTTTCGAATTCTTTCCAAGCTGGAGGAAACTCTTCAAGAAAAGTGTTTAATAATTCGAATGCTTTTGGTGTCCAGTCTCTTTCGAAACCACCTATTCGACCCATATTTGTAGTCAAACGAGCGCCACAAATCTCTTCGTAGATTTCGTATACTTTTTCTCTAAATTGAAAAACATATAAGAAACCAGTATAAGCACCAGTATCCACACCTAAGATAGAGTTGCAAATAATGTGGTCTGTGATTCTAGCCAATTCCATTACGATAACACGTAAGTATTGCGCACGTTTAGGAACATCAATATCTAATAGTTTTTCTAAGGTCATCCACCATCCCATATTGTTGATAGGAGAGGAGCAATAGTTCATTCGGTCTGTAAGTGGAGTGATTTGGTAGAAAGGACGATTCTCAGCGATTTTTTCAAATGCACGGTGAATGTATCCAATGGTTGGCTCTGCTTCTAAAATACGTTCACCATCCATCAACAAGATATTTTGGAAAATACCGTGTGTAGCAGGGTGTGTAGGTCCTAAATTCAGAATCGAAAGCTCGCTTCCGTCTTCATTTAGTTTCTCTTTCATTATTTTAGCATAGCGATGCTCTGGTGGTAATAATAGTTCTGACATTTATAGTATGTGAAAAATTATATTTTTTGTATTTTCTAGCTATTGCTAGCGGTTCTTCCAAAGAAACGATCGTCCTTATCTGTACGTCCGCCATCTTCTAATGGGAATTCTTTTCGCATCGGAAAGGAAACCATTTCATCCATGTTTAAGATTCTCTTTAATTGTGGATGCCCAACAAAGTTTACACCGTAAAAATCATAAGTTTCCCTTTCCATCCAGTTTGCGGAAGGGAAGATAGTGCTTATTGTTTTTATTTCTGGAGTTTGTCCGTTGATGAAGGCTTTGATTCTGATTCTAGTATTCTCATACCAGTTATGCATATGATACACGATTACCATTTGTCTGTCTGCTTCGTTTTCTGGATAATGCACACCGCATAAATCCGTTAAGAAGTTAAAACGTAATTCGGGATCATTTTTTAAGAAAAGTATAATGGCACTTATTTTATCTGCAGGAACTTCTACGGATAATATGTCTCTTTCTTGTTTGAAAATAAAAAGAATATCGCTAAAAGTAGCTGATATTTTATCTTGAATTTGAGCTGTTTCTAATGCCATTTTTATTTGATATTGTATGAAGCTAATAATTCTTGGTATTCCGGTGAACTTCTACGTCTCACAGATTCTGATCTTACTAATTCTTG from Flavobacterium ovatum carries:
- a CDS encoding NADH-quinone oxidoreductase subunit J, with the protein product MSTVLIIFCVLGAITLSTAFLTVFSRNPIHSALYLVICFFSIAGHYLLLNSQFLAIVHVIVYSGAIMILFLFTIMLMNLNEKKEVHRPRITRLGAIVAFSLICIVLILIFINSKPIVGEYTSTGQDYQSIKVLGKVLLNEYMVPFEFASVLLLVAMIGAVLLSKKEKIEK
- a CDS encoding NADH-quinone oxidoreductase subunit I, producing the protein MAIETISLSGRKKQVSHKEMSFLERMYLIAIFKGLWITLKHLFTRKVTIQYPEQVREMSPVYRGQHQLKRDEQGRENCTACGLCALSCPAEAITMKAAERKADEKHLYREEKYAEIYEINMLRCIFCGLCEEACPKDAIYLTTSKLLVASSYEREDFIYGKDKLVMPLDVAMQNTQLKNAN
- the nuoH gene encoding NADH-quinone oxidoreductase subunit NuoH, which produces MDSAFIIEKSIVILVVFAITMVMAMYSTLAERKVAAWLQDRIGPNRAGKGGILQPLADGLKLFAKEEFEPNTPNLFLFYTGPAIAMSTALMTSAVIPWGDKIHVFGRDVILQATDIDVALLYVFGVISLGVYGIMIGGWASNNKFSLIGAVRAASQMVSYEVAMGLSIIALLMMTGTLSLREIAAQQSGMNWNVFYQPLSFFIFLICAFAETNRTPFDLAECETELIGGYHTEYSSMKMGFYLFAEYANMFISSTILAVLFFGAYNYPGMQWVVENWGVNIGNVIGIGVLFSKICFFIFFYMWVRWTIPRFRYDQLMHLGWRILIPLSILNIIITGVVMLRSEIAVFLGF
- a CDS encoding 2Fe-2S iron-sulfur cluster-binding protein; the encoded protein is MKVTIDGQEIEVEAGTTILQAARKLGGESVPPAMCYYSKLKGSGGKCRCCLVEVAKGSDADPRPMPKLMASCVTGCMDGMEINSKNSDRVREARESVTEFLLINHPLDCPVCDQAGECDLQNLSFEHGKSKTRFIEEKRTFEPEDIGPNIQLHMNRCILCQRCVQVADQLTDNRVHGVMDRGDHANISTCISKAIDNEFSGNMIDVCPVGALTDKTFRFKSRVWFDKPYNAHRECKTPGCCGKTTIWMFGEEIQRVTGRKDEYHEVEEFICNSCRFDHKQPSDWVIEGPRKFEKDSVINQNNYTQKLETVTINTEEGILKGREGDRKKISMSDIGYDEKIDGEKLNSDK
- the nuoF gene encoding NADH-quinone oxidoreductase subunit NuoF; translated protein: MSKKILLDQINVPGIRTYEVYRKEGGYASVEKAIKAMTPDEVVEEVKKSGLRGRGGAGFPAGMKWSFIDKKSGKPRHLVCNADESEPGTFKDRYLMEFLPHLLIEGMITSSFALGANLSYIYIRGEYMWVYKILERAIAEAKAAGWLGKNILGSGYDLELHVHCGAGAYICGEETALIESLEGKRGNPRIKPPFPAVSGLWANPTVVNNVETIASVPWIVNNSGDDYAKIGVGRSTGTKLISASGHVKNPGVYEIELGLTVDEFMNSDEYLGGMYSDRPLKALIPGGSSVPILPADLIYKTTNGEDRLMTYESLSDGGFATGSMLGSGGFIVYDDTACIVRNTWNFSRFYHHESCGQCTPCREGTGWLEKVLWRIENGQGREEDIDLLWSIQSKIEGNTICPLGDAASWPVAAAIRHFREEFEYHIRFPEKIKNRNHFVAEPFSQVKHLVTKQTV
- a CDS encoding NAD(P)H-dependent oxidoreductase subunit E, which produces MEKTHYKQEINMTPELMARIEELCSHYPADKRKSALLPVLHDVQDAHDNWLSIELQDKVADILQILPIEVYEVVTFYTMYNRRPIGKYMFEFCQTSSCCLRGTEDLMDYTCEKLGVKIGEPTADGLFEVRGVECLGACGYAPMMQLGDFYKENLTKDKIDQIIDDCRDNKIILHDK
- a CDS encoding NADH-quinone oxidoreductase subunit D produces the protein MSELLLPPEHRYAKIMKEKLNEDGSELSILNLGPTHPATHGIFQNILLMDGERILEAEPTIGYIHRAFEKIAENRPFYQITPLTDRMNYCSSPINNMGWWMTLEKLLDIDVPKRAQYLRVIVMELARITDHIICNSILGVDTGAYTGFLYVFQFREKVYEIYEEICGARLTTNMGRIGGFERDWTPKAFELLNTFLEEFPPAWKEFENLFERNRIFIDRTVNVGPITAEKAMAYGFTGPNLRAAGVDYDVRVAQPYSSYEDFEFDIPVGQSGDTYDRFCVRNAEVWESLSIIRQALAKMPAGNEYHAEVPDYYLPPKEDVYNNMESLIYHFKIVMGEVPIPVAEIYHPVEGGNGELGFYLVTDGSRTPYRLHFRRPCFIYYQAYPDMIKGAMLSDAIVILSSLNVIAGELDA
- a CDS encoding NADH-quinone oxidoreductase subunit C, which encodes MALETAQIQDKISATFSDILFIFKQERDILSVEVPADKISAIILFLKNDPELRFNFLTDLCGVHYPENEADRQMVIVYHMHNWYENTRIRIKAFINGQTPEIKTISTIFPSANWMERETYDFYGVNFVGHPQLKRILNMDEMVSFPMRKEFPLEDGGRTDKDDRFFGRTASNS